A window of Bacteroidia bacterium genomic DNA:
CCACCCATTGCTGAAAAGTTATACTTGCTAAAATATAGAAATGAAATTTCTCACGCAAGAGAAATTGCAGCAGTGGCTTCAAGTTTTCTGAAAAGAAAAAATTGGAAAATAGATGTGATTATACCCATACCCCCATCTAATACTAATAGGACTTTTCAACCCGTTTATGAGATTGCAAAACATATCGGGCAATACTTGAATATTTTTGTGGATACCAATGTTTTAAGGAAAGTAAAATCAACTTCTGAATTAAAAGATATAATTGAACCAGAAAAAAGGCGAGAAATATTAAAAGATGCATTCAGTATTGACACTAATGCACTCCTAGGAAAAAACGTTCTTAT
This region includes:
- a CDS encoding ComF family protein — encoded protein: MRVLLIANVQINPQQLPGRWVEGWALDLHTLYSIPIDPLSNLWDTKRPPIAEKLYLLKYRNEISHAREIAAVASSFLKRKNWKIDVIIPIPPSNTNRTFQPVYEIAKHIGQYLNIFVDTNVLRKVKSTSELKDIIEPEKRREILKDAFSIDTNALLGKNVLIFDDLYRSGETLSAAFDAISSRAKANKIYVLTITKTRSKR